The sequence TGGTGTTCTGTTTAAAGTTTTTCTTAgtcagtttaatttttttaaaagttattgtgaaggttttaattaataaacaatttattttgaatttttgattatcctatttttgaattttattttaattaaattgttatattttaataatttatttatttatataaatattgaaattaaatttatttatttttaatgaaataataaattttatagaatctatagttatttatttcaaaataatatattaaggaattagttaaattcattaaattattttgttttcaattgttttaattttttttatattttggttttttttttctaaaatattaaattttctgtttgaatgatttgaagttttatgttttaatatttgttttatagttatttcttttatgttaaaagaataaaaaccaattaatcaaataattaaaagaataaaaattaattaaaaataagaaatatatgtttatataaatcttttaaaaaccgtaaaaaaaactgttaattaataacattcatgaacatgattaattaaataaagagaaaatggttttaatatattataattatgaatttaaaagaaaacgaaaaagtTGGATGCCCGTATCCGAATCCAGATACATCGGATATCTATACCCGATGGTTACAGGGTAactttttaatctaaattacttttattgattgtaataaattcatataaattaatttatattaattaaagattatattactacttataaacatataaaaaattatatataattttaaaaataattataaactaataaaataattaaaactgtaatgtaattaaagttttatcGGATCTCCACGTCCGATTTttacaaatttgaatttttatatttttctttcattttcaatttcttttttccttcaaaattagttttattaattttaatacattcataaaattattttatattaattaaattatataatacattataaactcataaataaaatgccaaaaaaattaaactaatataaaataaaatgaggtCAAAAGAGGTGTaggtttttttataaaaatgaaatgaggtGCAGGGTAAAGGTGTCCGAGAGCAAGGGTTAATGGATACCAGGTGCGGCAGGAATACATGGTTAGTGATAGGAGGAAAATGGAGGTGGAATTAATGCTCTGCACagaaattttcaataataaaaaattaaacttttcaatcatttactaattaaaaatattttaagaaattaaaagtatagAATAAAATGTTTAGAGATGAAGGATGAAGCACTCTTCAACTGTCTACGGTGGACACGACGGCGATTCGGGGTCCAGCCATGCGCGATGGCAATGCAGCGGTGATGAACACCAACTACCTCTTACAAACCCACAAAACCAgttataagaatattttaattttctttttaaataaggatattaaattaaattaaataaatgcacaatttaaattcttaaaaaacgacatcaaaatttattaaaaagaaacacaCAGGATATACACCAAATATTATATcctgttcttttcttttttaaataaaacaagcatatatctaatatcaaatattggtttatttttcaattattaaacaatttcatattttacgAAATACAAGATATTTTAACCTGtctccattaaaaaaatattctcaaaacATATAGATCAGTTTTaaatcatttcaaatttaaaacatatttttaaatgatttattttttaaattattatttttaaaaattctaattcaatattaaactattttataaacataaattttaaattattaggtGACATACACTCCCATCCAATATATACATAATACCTAACTCTACACCGGGAAAACATATATATCCAACATAAATTATTACTCAATCTTTTAGATTATTAAACAATTATGGAGAGATGAGTGGGTTACATAACTATATAAGATAGATATTCCGTAAGataatttcttgattttctgaaaattaaatgtcagttgatttaaattatatttgtttttttaattttttatatttaatacatgTGTATATATACTCATTAtcccttttttttaatttttaaaatttttttattatatatatatatatatatatNATTAtcccttttttttaatttttaaaattttttttttatatatatatatatatatatatatatatatatatatatatatatatatatatatattacattatgtTTCATATATTCTTTAAGGACCGAGAAGAGTAGTCTTGAAAATGAACAAGTGGCATCAGATAATAGGACTggactttaataataaaataagtttatatagAATGTTTGATTCAAGTTCAGCTTATTAGCTTATTATATGAGGAACCAGTTTCAACCTTCATAAGCTATACTctcttttctttgtcttttctcTACCATACCTTTTCACTGTTGGATTCCAATCAGGAGGTACTTAGGTGATCCTGACGAGAAAAGGCTTCGTTTGTCACCAATGTCATTCTTGGTTCTAGCTGGTAAGCGGTTATTCCCTTTTCTCCTTCTTAAACCTGTAACATGCAATCCTAGCTGGTTGCATGTGaaatttgtttcctttttccctCTTCTCTGTCCATTCTAGCTCCAAGGGCTGTTTtcatcaccaatttggtgatttgtagggcTTTGTGAGTTTTTGCTGTGTGAGGTACTGTTGAGGCATTCTTGTGAGCTGGGCATTTCAACtattgagctaattattttctttaaattgattatatgaTGTGTATGTGTGATGAAGTTTGAATTGGTATGTTGTTTGGACCGCATGTTAGGTTTTAAGTATATTGGGTTGTATATGCTGAGCTGTGGAACTGATAAAACTGTAACGTAATGCTTATGAAGTGATTTGTATGAAATCAGTTGTTGTAATTGGACATGTTAGCAGTGCTTGGGGGTGGAAATTCTGTTGTAGCATTGTTTAGATGGGAAGTCAAGTACTTGGGTAGTGTTTTAGGtcttttagaggaagtgaggtagtgattttgaacATATGAGGTCTAAAGTGTTTCTGGAGGGTTGAGACAGTTTAGATAGGTCCAATGTGTCTTGTTAGGAACATAAAACTGGtctaaaacatgttaaaaatggTAGAATTGTATTTGAGCCCTTAAGTTGTGGAAATTAGTGTTTTAAAGATGAATTTGGGTCTTAATCACTTTATAATCACTATAGGaacatttaaaatcatttaggcAAGTTTAATTAGGTCTACATTACGAATTAGAGGTCTTAAAAGTTGGGGAGAAAGGCTAGAAATGGTAAAGGGGTGTGTGagtgcataattctgcagaatttgcGTTCTACAGATTATGTagactcgctatgcgaatgGTCTCGTATAGCGAGTCCTTGCAGGAAGGTACCCTTTGTCCGGGTCATTCACTGTGCAAgctggtgcgctgtgcgaatgaCCAGAGGGTGCTGCTCTCTGCCTGgtgattcgcatagcgaatccTATCGCTATGCAACTGGTGGTGGCTTAAAGTCACTGCcattttaattagaaaagtgAGTTAGGCGCAAAGCGAGAAGGTTTGGGGGTTGGTCTTTGTCTAGGCACTCGCATAACGATCTAGGTGCGCTATGTAAGAGGCCTAAAGTCTGGCACCTATGCAAAGTAATTCGCAAAGCGAGCTGTGTTGCTGAGCGAGCTGTGTTACGAGGGTGGTGCACTTTGCAAGGAGTGTTGAGTCTAGTCCACtctcttttattctatttggTGTTGcattttgttgaatgttttttgttttgtgaagcATGCTTAAGAGTGTATTGTATTATATCTTGGATAGTCATCTAGTCCactctcttttattttgtttggtgttgcattatatttaatgttgtttgttttgtgaaACATGCTTAAGAGTGTATTGTATTATATCATGGATGGTCATTATAACTTGAAAGTGTGTGATTATAAAGTAAAGAAGGTATGATTCAAAGTGGTAAGTAAAAGTCTCAAAGTGTAGAATCTCTTGATGAAATTCTTTGTTATTAAGAATGAAAGTAGGAACTCAGTCTTGGGGGCCATCCTGAAACTCTAATGGTCAatcattctcaaatagagaggattggaccatgtcgtgaggagtagcaggaagTCTTAGTCTTTGGGcttccagtatgcctcaaggcctagaacaggctaacctcgtgagtgtggtaaggtgaaactcattgacaacgactttgcaaagcagtagaggccaccacgagtgcatgacccgccatagctcggcTATCATTCTAAGTCCGAACGAGTCAAGTTTAGAATATAACATGTTATGAATTGTGTTGTAGTTTACTTTGCttgaattgaatattttatgtaTGTTGTCATGATTGTATGATTTTGTATAACTAGCTCAccgttttgtttgtttttgtttcttggtGTTTTCCTTTTTACAATGATCATTCATTTAGATGTGAGCAGAGATAAATAAAGTGCCTCTAAAATAAACCTTGAAGGAAGATGTCAGTGTTGCTTAACTTAGTTAAGGTTCATaactattttgtatattttaaaatactctttAGTAATAAAGTTCTAAATTTATAACCATTTTGGACGACTATAAACTTGCTTTATTTATAAATCCTTAACTGCCTTACACTATTATATctgattatattatatataatttctatataattggGATATTAGGTATTcaccttttaaaattatttacgatttttatttactttctgcattcaaacaaaaattctttacaattacaatatttaaattatacggaatataacacacacacacatatatatatatatatatattaaaactatttatattcttttacgcctttcattataaaaataatttaacacacaaatatatttatttaacattactattttttatttatttacttttgaaaatataaaaaattattcttttataacgattttatctttctaatatctgttaaatcaatataaatgtGCCGTTACTCTTATAAAAACGGATACCTTTTCAGGTACAATATGATAACGATATGTATTATACGGGAGTATCTAATCTAAcgtataaaataagaatttaaaggTTTTCGAAATCTcatacataaacaaaaaaaaagtactgATTATTTCTCATAAACTTTTAGATAAGTCATGGACGAAACTTCATCTGACTCTTTTCAGAGTTCATACGAGTCTTTTTCCTCTTCATCGCAGTCTTCACACGAGTCTGCTTCCTCTTCATCGCAGTTTTCACACGAGTCTTCTTATTCTTCATCTCAGTCTTCACACGAGTCTGCTTCCTCTTCATCGCAGTCTTCACACgagtcttcttcctcttcatcgcAGTCTTCACACGAGTCTTCTTACTCTTCTTCTCAGTCTTCATACGAGtctttttcctcttcatctCAGTCTTCACACGAGTCTGCTTCCTCTTCATCAGATAGTTTGGAATTTGAACCAAAGAATGAATTTCCAACATCTGATAGAAAACATGCTAAGCGGAAATCGTCGAGTTCCTCATCGGAAAGCGACGGAGGAGGGTCAAGTAGAAGACTCGCCAAAGTGGATGCAGACAGCGACGATGACGGCCCTGTGAGATACCGCCCTTTGACAAACCGCAGAGGGAAACAGGTAAAGATAGAAGaatctttgtgtgtgtgtggtatTTGCATGGATGCCATACCTGATGAGAAGAAGTTCAGGATCCAGAACTGTTCTCACATCTTTTGCAATGGCTGCATCACAAAACATGTTGCTGCAAAGATCGAGGAGAATACATCAGTGGTGCAATGCCCAAACCCTAATTGCAAAGAGGGTATAGAGCTTGAGCATTGTCGTTCGATTATCCCTAAAGAAGTGTTTGATAAATGGGGAGATATTCTTTGTGAGAATTTAGTGGTTGAAGCAGAAAAGTTTTTCTGTCCTTTTAAGGAATGTTCAGCTATGTTGATGCGTGATGGTGAAGAAGTTGTGACTTCATCAGAGTGTCCACATTGCAAAAGACTGTTCTGTGCACAGTGCAGGGTTTCGTGGCATGCAGGAATAGACTGCGAGGAGTTTCAGAGGtcgaaaagagagaaaggggaGAAAGGAGAGAATGGAGACTCGATTGTGACGAAGCTTGCAgagaagaaaggttgaagaaaaTGTCCAAATTGCAGTTTTTATGTAGAAAGAATTGCGGGATGCTCACTTATCACTTGCAGGTTTGTTATCTATATATTTCTAActagtaattaatttattattatttttttattcattataatttCAAGTTGATTAGATTAATAGCTTTATTCaatggatgatgatattttgacaacattttttcacaacttttttttgatAAAGGGACatttgtcatcattttatttatctatttgaatttatgtttaaaaaaatatttaaaataaatcaatcacgAACTATCATGTATccgatataaaaaaattgttaaaaaaatgtttttaatagaactttttccaatttaatttgaatactGAATTATGTGACCATTTTATGTGTTGGTGCACTTGTTTTGCAGATGTAATCATAAATTTTGCTATGATTGTGGATCAACTTGGAACAATAATGAGCACTATTCATGCCGATCTAAATAAGAATTGCAAAAACATTGTTATAGTgttattttattggtatttgTCAAATAAGAATTgcaaaaacattttctttccatttAATTGGTAATTACATGCactataaatactttttatttgaatcatttgattatttgttgataaatcTAAATTTAGATTCGATTTACATTCCTATTTGTTTGTATCTGTGTGAGTATTGTTTACGGAtatgatttttgaaaaagtttgtgagaatGAATGTAAACACTTTCTTGCCACTATGTGAAAAGAAGTAGAAGAAAAGCTGAGGCAGAAATCAATTACATGGAAATGAGAATCCATGATACAATAGAATcgattatttctttttatttgtattgGGATATGTGGTACAGTGAAACCTGATTAGCGTTATTAGGTGAATTAGTCTTTTTGAAAGCTAATTGgggtaattaaaatttaagttgtCATTACAggtcataatttaaatttttcacttAATAAATCATTCAAATCAACATTATCACATCAAGATACTTTGATTCTGTTTCTGTTCACTTATCagaaaaaacttaattatcACGATTTTACCATCcaatggtttaaaccattttaaaaatgtgtaatacagtatttttaactaaactttatttttgaaaaacgtttaaaatatcaaataaaattaacaaaattttcttaaaataactaaattaatttagttattttcttatatttcgtTTAAAGCTTTTGCACTTTGCACATCTCATAACAAAAGAAGTTATGGAGGAAACTTCATTCTGCGACTCGGTCTTCCTCTACCTCTCAGTCTCTTGATAGCGAAACTGCTAAGGAGAAAGCGTCGAGTCCCTGAAGTAGATGCAGATAGTGAGGAGGAGGTCCCTCTGAGAATCCTCAAAGGGAAACAGATAAAGGCAGAAGAATCTTCGTGTGTGTGGAATTTGCATGGATCCCATACCCGACGAAAAGAAGTTCAGGAATCAAAGCTGTTCTGACATCTTTTGCAATGACTGCATCACAAGATATGTTCCTAGTTGCAAGGAGGTTATAGAGTGTGAGCAATGTCGTTGGATCATTCCTAAAGAAGTGTTTGATAGATGGGGAGACATCCTTTGTGAGAATTCAGTGGTTGAAGCAGACAAGTTTTTCTGTCCTTTTAAGGATTGTTCAGCCATGTTGATACGAGATGGTGAGAAAGATGTGAGTTCATCGGAGTGTCCACATTGCAATAGACTGTTCTATGCACAGTGCAAGGTTCCGTCGCATGCAGGAATGAACTGTGAGGAGTTTCAGAGGTTGGAGGCATCGAAAGGAGGAGAGAACGAATACCTAATGACGACACTTGCAGAGGAAAAAGGTTGGAAAAGATGTCCAAATTGCATTTTGTGTCTTTGTAACATATTAATCACAAACtaccatataaaaaatttataaaaaaattattaaagatacatttttcaattttatgaatgtataaagaatttaaaaaatagataaaaatatactattatttCTACacttaatagttttatatagtTTAAGAACTTATaagtaaacaatttaaatagtATTTCTCTGAAAGGAAGAGATGCTTacttatattttagattatcaAGTTTATAAGAACTCTTCCTCAAAGAATGGAAGGAAGAGATTTTATTTTGGACTATTGGGTTAATTAgaataataagttttattttaaaatatatgactttaaggattaaatatgttttagtttctaaatttaaatatagaattgaaattcttattcaaatttaagttttagagataaacatatatttaattttatttttaattaatttttttatataaaatttaattctttgaaTGTTCAactatattagtttaatttcatttgatttaattttttttatttaaatttatgggATTGAGATTATTTTTTACCCAAGTAACATGCTTCAAATGATAAAACTAGGCAAAATATCTACAAGTTGAAAtgatagaaataaatatattaaaaaatgaaagtcTAATTAATGAGATTCACACCTTAAAATCGAATAAATGACTTGGGAATCGAATACGAGTCGAAAATCGAATACAAGGACATTGGAACTGAATACAATTCCTTTGTTTTTTATCACAAGCTTAGAACCGAATGCAGACATCCTTGGAACTGAATACGTGTGAGTCAAATTTcgtttttcttcatcttcttcaacttcaaacACTTGAACACTTGAGTTCTTCtacttttttcttcatcttcatatGGGTATCAACTTTATTATTCGTGATAGCACGTTGTAGGAAAACTTTGTAATTGATTAGTGTAATATACATGCTTCTTggaatccattatgagtgttTGAAATCAAATAACGTTAATATTATCCTAGTATTTTACAAACAATTAGGGCACATATGACATTTCGTTGCAATTCACTACAAATCTGATCAACTTAgtgaaatagataaaataagTGTATCTCACAAATCAACACAATTTAGTCTTCGCAAATCAACCCAAACCAACAAAAATTATCTCGCAAGTCATTCCTTCTGTTTTCTCTTCAACAATATTTTCCTTTCATGTGAACACAATATTAGAGAACTTCATTACATTTTTCAGAAGAAGaacaaagataatttttatattgtagaacatatataagaaattcaaaatattttataataataataattgtattgcATGACTGTTTGACTACCCACAAACGCGATGATCAACTATATCTTAGATTACCGAGTGAGTCATTAATGAATTTGACTGGTTACCAAGTAAATTGGTCAATCAATTTAGACCACATTAACATTAGTGCTAATCAATTTAGAAGTAAAGTACGATTAATCCACTATTAGATCGTGATTAGGCCAGAATTAATGAAAAGTTTACCTAgaaacttataaatagaagtttgaAGCAGATGATATGTATTTACTATATCATTAATTCTTAAACACCAACACTTAATTTTGGAATGGAGTGCAGGTACCCTCCGAATGGAGTGGAATTACCCTTCGAACACTCATTAGATTTTAGACCATTAACATTGATTTCATACCCTAaacaacaattattattattgttattaatttttgttattttaacaactcatatatttgataatgaaaaaaaggaaTTATGTGTACAATAATAAGAAGATACGAAATTTGAATAATTCTATACAAAGAGGAAAATATGTTGTTTTCCGTATAAGATATTATTAATCAACATTTTATGATTGTTTAATTTGaactcttaataaaaaaaaataagatgaaagactattgattatttttggAATATATGGAAAGTAAATAGGAACCAAATCCCTATATCCTATCCAATTCTTTTGGTTACTATCTTtgaatacttttaataaaaaagaggtttttcaaactttctatttgaattgaaaaaaaaaaaagaaggcaaAGGAGTTATTTATCTACATAATAGCACTTTTGGTTTTGCTTTTGTGTTTAGAGATTTTAAGAAGGAAAAAGCAAAAGACAAGAGAGAACCAACCTAATCATACACACGACAAACACcttaaaaagaattttcatGATGTTGGGCCACGGTTGCCAAACCAATTTCTTTTCacttcaaactttttttttccagCTAAGAAGCTTTGTTGGAACGTCTAAATTaccttttcaattttcaattcaaccttcatcatttcATTGCAGAGGTTGTCTTCCGACATTACATCACCAATTTCAGTTTCCATGTATCTGCCAATTTGAATTCCACTCCGACCAAACCATTACATTTATTGGGAATCTTAGAAGCACAAGGCAACCTAAATcttcaaattaaaaactttagtTCAACGGTGATTTCTTTTCGTGTCTTCTATCATAGTTCCAACTTTTAGCTACAGATGAAATATAAATGATATGCAAAAGTTTTagtattttgatatttttggtttaaatatGATGTAAATCTTGAAATTTGGCAGAATATGTGGAAATATATTCTCAAGATTCTCACGTTAGATAATGCAAATCTATCCTGGTAGATCCTGCCATGCCATGGATTTACAGTCCCGTGACAGATactgcagaaaaaaaaaacaaatatttatttgtccTGTTTAGCGTAAAATTAATTGTATCAAAATTAGCTCTTTTTCcacttttaaacaaaaaaaaaaaatcatttgggTTGACATCTATCAGCTTCAACCAGCTAACTCTCCAGCATTGTAAAACACTGCAGTCTCTAACCACATGGGTTTATGAGATATCTGACTGAACGagacattaaaaaatttcaaaggatTCAACAACATcactaaaaaaggaaaagatcttTCCAATATACTTATCCTCTTCTGAACACAGCATCTTCTACAAACACTCTTAATTATACAACAAGAGATTTATACGCCCACCAtgcctttttttaatttcagaaCATCCTTCATTTTGGTGCCTTCTTCACGCTCTTTCTAACAATGGAACACCTTCACAAACACATACTCTATTAAGCATATAgagctatttttttttaacaagataTCCGAGATGGATAAAATCCCATGTTTTTTCTACACCCAGAAGCCTCAA comes from Vigna radiata var. radiata cultivar VC1973A unplaced genomic scaffold, Vradiata_ver6 scaffold_215, whole genome shotgun sequence and encodes:
- the LOC106778156 gene encoding uncharacterized protein DDB_G0292642-like; protein product: MDETSSDSFQSSYESFSSSSQSSHESASSSSQFSHESSYSSSQSSHESASSSSQSSHESSSSSSQSSHESSYSSSQSSYESFSSSSQSSHESASSSSDSLEFEPKNEFPTSDRKHAKRKSSSSSSESDGGGSSRRLAKVDADSDDDGPVRYRPLTNRRGKQVKIEESLCVCGICMDAIPDEKKFRIQNCSHIFCNGCITKHVAAKIEENTSVVQCPNPNCKEGIELEHCRSIIPKEVFDKWGDILCENLVVEAEKFFCPFKECSAMLMRDGEEVVTSSECPHCKRLFCAQCRVSWHAGIDCEEFQRSKREKGEKGENGDSIVTKLAEKKG
- the LOC106778157 gene encoding uncharacterized protein LOC106778157, with protein sequence MDPIPDEKKFRNQSCSDIFCNDCITRYVPSCKEVIECEQCRWIIPKEVFDRWGDILCENSVVEADKFFCPFKDCSAMLIRDGEKDVSSSECPHCNRLFYAQCKVPSHAGMNCEEFQRLEASKGGENEYLMTTLAEEKGTLRMEWNYPSNTH